Within the Plasmodium malariae genome assembly, contig: PmUG01_00_14, whole genome shotgun sequence genome, the region agtcattatattttaataacacaatattatgtaaatacataattaaattagTATTTAAATATGCATTATTCATGCATTAATAtccttaatatttttacttatacaACATTATCATATTAACATCAAAGAAATtaaccataaaaaagttgAATTGCCGTAATACGtaatggaaaataaatatatatttttttaaaatattattaaattcaattttaagaataggaattttacaaaattttgatattcagaaaaaacatatatatttttttaatataattgtaaaaattgtaatttttttctatgaaGGTGAATTATgtttgtataaaaattaagttaaaaagaaaggaaaaaagaaaagttcttacaaataattattcttaaGAATAGTAAATATTATGATGACATATTATGTTTGAATGAATTACTTTGATTACAATTAAAGGGATATTGAAATAATAGTCATAATTAGTTAGCGCATTTTCTGAATGATTTAAtgaaacaaatgaaaaataattaagaaaCGTAATAAGGGAATACttcaaataattaaatatacattatgttttttaataataaaagaaaataaaattatgtatattactaatatctaataatattaaaaatcaAGGGAGTATGTtagtaattatttaatatatgataaacatatattatgtaacaaaatataataaaattaacaaaattatttattaaattaaacacTATAAATATAGTGTGTTTGTTCATATGGTTGATATCATGATAATTTTGAATTACGAGTAACAATCTACGctaagaataataattactttagtaatatatattaagatatcataaattatttaactttAATTGCGTACAAAATATACTtcataatacaaaaaaattaacatataaataacattttccattgtattatgtatatatgcttttGTGTGCTATATGCTTCATTTAAACTATATTTGTTTACTGGAACTATAATATAATCATCTGTAATTAAGTGTTCTTagatttttctttataaaatatatgtaaataaaaaaggaaaatgtacttaataaaatttttttataaaatatgtttcaaaaatataatttgaataaattacattttagAATTTGGCTTATTCAGCACTAATATTGATTGACgctataattttattaatattagcattttttaatatccgTAAAAGATATacaattatgtaaaaatataaataatattatacatataatgataatttatattagaaaatattGCATAGACggttaattttatttttgataaaaacactttatatatataagataaaTGAGAAGTCATTGTAGTCGTAAAAGAAACATCtgaaaataacattttatgtatttcttaagtatatttaatataatataaaaaaaaaattcatttaggAAAAATCAatgaattctttttttttacttatgatactttttcttataattatatttagaaaaatataacatgaaATTGCGTAacattcataattttttaaattttaagagaaaattataaattttcaatatttaaaaattttataagtgcacataatattaatatatttatcttaatgtgattttcattttcaattattatataaaaattaataacataatgaaaaaaaaatttcatttctttGTTGTTTATATGGAATGTAATGTAGTTTATTCGTTcagaacatttttaattcatataaattaccataattttagaaatatataagcaATCCggaacaaattattttacttgttttattgaaatattttttctaacaaATGGTTTAtgttatgttaatttttaaattcataagttgtatgtatatataatagggtaaaataaattaaatataaaaataataggaTTATACATTTTACAGGTACAAAATACTTAAACTAGAGATGTAGAAAAATTTGAAGGAACATCCtttttgtattaaatattaataatatatgaaaaaaattatagaataatttaatcgttattttttagttttacttcatattattagtactgtttacataatatatgtaactaCTTTGTTTTATCCGCTGcgtgtaataataaaagataaatttaACCATTTAGCTTAACAATtcatgtacattttttttttatctatgtattattttaaaataaaaaaaaatatttgttttactcatataataaatgaatgatatttaataaattaactagaattaattttattagaaaaaataaaatttcattttcctTGATACTCtaaattttaatgtaaataaccatttgttttttaggttaaatattataagtaattgatgcaaaatatataaaaatatcagtttttttaaaattattaaatgaaaaatggttCTGTCttgtttaaattattaaatgaagtatttatgaaaattttatgtctgtttattttgttgttcacaattaataaaaatattatgttctaataaaatgtttaaattttcattttcttatgtattatagaaaataatgtaaatattaatatattttttacataaaatatatagaactATATGCGGGAATATTACTCTTTCTTACagttaatttaataaaatttagtatAATTTAAGGATGatggtaaatatataattatacactTCATATACCTACTAATTTCTATAAACTAATTggaatataatattgtatatattatttcgcattaatttattaatatttttaatacatttgtattttcttacttttagttcattttatttttttattttatttttcagaATTTAGATAAAAGTAAGAAagacttaattttttcacgATTTAATGAAGAATATGAACCTGCAGAATCTTCagcaatatataatttattaaatccTATAAAGGAAACAGATCAggatttatataatattggaTGTAAGCTTGACAATAGTTATAAAATGAGACAGATGTTACCTGAATATATTGGTGAAAgtaatagtattaataagGATGATTTCTGTagtttattaaatgaatGGTTAAACagcaaaaaaattgaatatatatctGGAAAATCTGATTGTGAAAGTAACACAGAATTATGGGAACAAAAGATTGAGATATTGTGGtcaaaattaaaagagaGTGTAGGTGAAGGTGAATCGTGTGAAAGATATAAAGTTACCTATAATTGTTCTATTTCACCTGAATTTAAGACACCTATAACTCTGTGTTTCATGTTACTAggaatatttcttattatttttttttttttgtataaggtattatatgaattatagttaaaaattatgaaaattcaAAACAAATTTGATTTTTGTTTtcgttaaaatattattattgttgtatatatatataacatatttcattctttttcgttttatataaaagtttaGTCCCCTTGGATCAAGGATTCATAATTGtctaaatagaaaaaaaagaatactgCAGAACACAGTTCCAGAAGTATCATGTAAATTATTGGAAAGATCGTCTGAAAATGAGATTTCGCATTTCGAACGCGAAAGAATTAACATaggttattattattcaggaaattagtaatttatatattattctgtATTGGagatatattttcatactGATATGAAAAATGGAAGGTTTAATTCTTGGAACATTCTATTACACAGTAAAGCtatcaataaatatataataagaatgTAAGTGAAATATTGAGATattgaagaaataataatttacttttattaaaataaggCATTAACgttaatgtaattttatatatgaaaccttagaaaaataattattgtattactggataaataataaatatatgataattatatcaaatatcatataataaaatatattgataccctgcaaattattttaagacataattctattaatttaattattctatataatatCTCACTAAAACGATTATATGCTAATTATTTTAggttaaatatatagaaaacagtatattttatattactggATGATTTAGTTGATGATATCATCAGTTTTATCTgttcaattttatttcatttaatgtcaatataaaaaacgttgggatatattaatttgaatataaaaatttataatttatttactaaaatagttctatataaataaaaaaaaacatgccaaagcatatatatttccagcataataataatatactatCAAATTTAATTGcgttaaatataataataattataatatgttatattattaaaattttcaattatttatttcttcattatttataattttcttctacatataatagatataataataaattatagtgtttctattaagaaaataagaaaatgataattaataattataatatatattataaatatattaatataagcaaattctgttattattttttatgttatatatcatatatacaGCAAAAGAGCATTGTTAAGCTTTATTaatcttaatattttttaaatatataattgtatttttttatttatttttaaagcgAACTATTATTTAACTGGTATATGATCATGGAAAGAagttttatttcttttttatttatcatcaTAAAACCaatttacgtatatatgtttttttttatgtaatcaTTAAGGAGAATAATGTCTATGAAataggaaaaagaaaatgggTAGGATCTATAtagataatgaaaaattattatgttgcatattttttaatatagcattatttaatatatatggaaatttatttttattttattatctacGTTATATGTAATGAGAATATGAAACTGTAAGaaaacaattattttatgtataatattaataattgtCGAATTTTATCTCTAATAAATTAGTtctttattatgttatattacattttattttataattagttTGAATACTTAGAAaagtacatattttatattctatatagTTAAAGGAATTTTATTCCAGTAATGAAAGAATTTTGTCCATTATTATTGAATATGTTatactattgttattaaatataaataattaatttttgtaaatatatataaatatgtttaaatgctaaatagtatttttttcagaatataaaattacacataatataaatcatAAATAATAGACAACAAAGAAGTAAACTAAATAGTGGATAAATGTAttaatccttttttaaatatatttaagaaaataaagaattatatagagaaaaaaattatatatattttaataacatGAAATTCATAGAAGTGATAAAGgatttcaaaaaattgaataatatgagaaataaatatgataacatattgttaaataaaaattatgtcaATCATGTTTACTGATAAGAAAcgaaatcatatatattgcttaaaaaaaattaatgtatgatattacatataagtcaaataatttataaaatattacaatgcttagaagaatatattaacaaaatattacaataacATATGTaccttttatattaatatatgctGCCGTTTAGAATgattttaagaatatttaattaaattaagtagttatttcattataaacagtgaacatatatatatatatatgaattataaaaaaaattggaataaacaacaatatgtattattaaccTAGTATATAAACATCAGTAAAGttgcataataatatatcttcATTAAATTTGATATCATtcaacaaatatattttgaaacgaaaaataaataatggaatgaatattaaataagctaaaaaaataattatttcaaCAATTTTGTACAATTAAATAGCATAttcaaataaagaaaatataattccacatataataattattatgttacgtatgttatatattataattagaaTGTTTACAACTtggtattattataaaaataaatttgcacaattaatatattaatggtATACATaggataatataatttattctatCATAAATAATTGTGAAAACATACAATATAGGTTctcaatatatttatatgctttaatacataagaaaaaatttatttataagtaGCATACATAATCATAAACAgttattaaaataacatagatgttttttttttaattgtattaatatatattctaaatatttgtatttgattaaaaaaaaaaaaaaaaaaattagatttTACAAATAACCTTAAAGCCTTCATGTACTAGTAATCTTATGAATTAAAGAgaactaaaaattatattttttagaaactattatataaaaataaaaatttataattcatttacaTTTAGAATATATGATGTCTTACAAATCTGGTATAATTCAataaattctatttttttaaattatgataaattattaatgaatagaagtgttataattaatatatcaaaaatgttgtattcatatttttttccttacttatcatttataaatttgttgTAATagttaatacttttttaacaataattACTTGTTTCTGGAACTTATGTTTATAgtattaaaattgttaaataaagaaaataattaaattcaGTAATAATCATGGTAGTATGTAGAACAACATGTTATCTATATTCTATACACtccatatattatatatactgaaattttgcaaatatataaaaatattacatttttttttctaaaaaaattaataaaaaaattatttaattgctacattacattaaataattaaattatatattttgaatgtttatgaattaattaatgtcattttattttaatgaaaacttggattcaaaaaaaaaatattaagataaaaattgtgaaatatatttttaaagatatttcTGTTTTTCTCTGTTGTAAAGgatattacaattatatgcaatatattatatttttaagagaaaatatataattttaaaaaatatatatgttgttcCTTATAATTAGAACATTCTATTACTgttagttttttatttattgaatatactgaaatattaaaagatttATATTGTGCagcaaaaaatgaatttattttttttaattagaaTTGTTTTGTTAATACATTCAAACTGGATGTGTCATTTTAAGAAAGACGTGGTATAACAGTATTATagatatttacaaaatacatatttttgtttttttattttcattaatattttatttactataagattatttattttattaaataacaaatatttacgCTTTGTTTCATCTTATAGATCCTGTGTAACAATTATGTTCCAGAGAACTGCTTCGCTGGCAGAAAATATGATACAAGAATTTATAGATTACTAACGAAATATCACAAGAACAATGATTCCAACATCGTAAAGTTAAACGGAGAAATACCAAATAATGGAGTGAGTGAAAGAAAAGATATATCTTATAATGAAAAGGGAGCCACCACATTAAATGTACAATCAGatatattttcatcaaaGAAGGGGAGAAAGCAAGCAAAAgctatgaaaaataaatcgaatacatttgaaacaaaaaaatattcctttttagaaaaaaaaatattcaaagaacttgattatATGGATTTTCTTAAAAGCAACAGAACAATTACTAACAAggtttacaaaaaaataacatgTAAAAAATACGGCTTGAGGCTTGCTACacctttaatattattattgttgttattagTGGTTCTCTTAGTAGATTTATCATTAGGCTTGGCATCTGGGAAAAGTTTGCTGGAAGTATCAGGTTTATGGAAGCCTTTACAATCATTGAGCACAGAAACAAATGGATGgttgtatacatttatagaATTCGTAAAGGAATATTTACCATGGTTATCAAAAAGGGCAGAATGGGTAGAAGAAACCGGGactaatacatatgtaatagGTAATACATTTGgaattataatgtatttcttacctttttttatattaggtgtcatacttatattatggattatttattaccataaaaaagttaaaaaatttgaaaaaattaagtttagaaaaggataaatttatggaaagaattatattacttattttaaataactttttattagCATGTAATATGTCTAGTTGTACACTtattaaacataaacataattacttgaaatttataaatgcTAATAAACATAGATGGCCCTTTTAAAGAacaacagaaaaaaaatatatttataaatttattgcGAATTTGAACGTATAAGTATtcttcaatatatattataaagtattatttaacattggaaaaatattatgacttaattaaacatttttttattaaaattgatttaataaaaaatttaattgtGAGAGTTTAAATTACTATATAATAGAaagatttatataattttattgaagtgcgttaattttcattttatatgaaaatttctatttttttttatttctctttctagcataaaatgtatattatttgagGTTATAAAGAAAACGCAATATTAGTTTTAAATTAACTCTAAATGcatcttctctttttttaatgaaattaagtgaatatattttctcgcatacatagatatatatctattgtttaaagttatttatttttattttactaattttgTTTGTAACGTTACATGTATATGGATTTATTGGATTATTTGTATTTCCAGAGTCTTTTTTACAAAACAGTTtctattttctatataaaataaaaagcgtAATATTTGCAATTATTAaactatttaattttatgcttcctttaataaaagaaaagtacaaattattatttggacttatataaatatataatgtagaTTATCACGTTAATCTCTTTACAGTTTTTCTcttcattatattaaaatgcaCTGTTAATactgtattattttttatggttATTTTTCCCTCAATGCAAGCCTCTtggaaagtaaaaatataaaataatttaattaattaaataaataaatatatatatatatatataagacaATTAATGCACGGTATTGATAcgtaataaataagaaaatatatattttataaaaattaaaactatttgtatattttttcttaattttagaGAAAGCATAAATAATTCAGacaaatatgaatttattttataaaaaaatagataaaaagtatattcaTAAGCGAGGAATGTCTCTAAAACTGAAAAGTTTTActtatgaataatttttttttttcattatttattatataatagaacattttttcataatttatatatagattatgataaattttttaagtgtgttaaaatttattttatatggaaACATTATTTGAAGTGCAGAAATCAGAAGATTGAACTACGTGGAATTCTGAATAAAACCAAATAAGTGCATTCATAAATGTTATCacgaaaataatatatcaaagaaataaaaatatattaatgttaaaTTATGAGAAtctattttttgtaatttataaagagtattttaaatttagatattttttaattattcagATGATATATAACACTTTTTAGTGATGATAAtcaa harbors:
- the PmUG01_00030600 gene encoding PIR protein, with the translated sequence MMNLDKSKKDLIFSRFNEEYEPAESSAIYNLLNPIKETDQDLYNIGCKLDNSYKMRQMLPEYIGESNSINKDDFCSLLNEWLNSKKIEYISGKSDCESNTELWEQKIEILWSKLKESVGEGESCERYKVTYNCSISPEFKTPITLCFMLLGIFLIIFFFLYKFSPLGSRIHNCLNRKKRILQNTVPEVSCKLLERSSENEISHFERERINIGYYYSGN
- the PmUG01_00030700 gene encoding fam-l protein; translation: MNLFFLIRIVLLIHSNWMCHFKKDVILCNNYVPENCFAGRKYDTRIYRLLTKYHKNNDSNIVKLNGEIPNNGVSERKDISYNEKGATTLNVQSDIFSSKKGRKQAKAMKNKSNTFETKKYSFLEKKIFKELDYMDFLKSNRTITNKVYKKITCKKYGLRLATPLILLLLLLVVLLVDLSLGLASGKSLLEVSGLWKPLQSLSTETNGWLYTFIEFVKEYLPWLSKRAEWVEETGTNTYVIGNTFGIIMYFLPFFILGVILILWIIYYHKKVKKFEKIKFRKG